A part of Hydrogenobacter sp. T-8 genomic DNA contains:
- a CDS encoding RNA-guided endonuclease InsQ/TnpB family protein, translating to MSKAKEETKFLLTYKFRAYPSALMEYRMENWLYILCNLYNHALEERKRAWKEEKRSITYSDQQNSLPELKKKDPTLKLVHSQVLQDCLRRVDNAFQKFFRKEAKYPKRKKLSKYNSFTFPQVWMKQKKRLVELVKLERKNSRFAYLYLPKLGKLKVRLHREIDWTKARTVSVKREPSGKWYVCITLEAELDEILREAQEKAVGIDLGVKNLATTSEGEFIEHPRFLKRLEKRLKREQKKLSRKIKGSNNWEKQRKRVAKVHERVRNARKDFLHKLSRYLVNNYDYISFENLEIKGLVQNSNLAKSILDAGWGTLITFVTYKAVMAGARVVRVDPSYTTQDCCVCGFRVPKTLAQRLHECPECGAVMDRDYNASVNILKKGLARLKGGRVGATRTYACGEGSGGALSKESVSHPSQKQESRAGLPGGTKPYRKLRP from the coding sequence ATGTCCAAAGCCAAGGAAGAAACTAAGTTTCTGCTGACCTACAAGTTCAGAGCCTACCCTTCCGCTCTCATGGAATACAGAATGGAAAACTGGCTCTACATACTTTGCAACCTATACAACCACGCCCTTGAGGAAAGAAAAAGAGCCTGGAAGGAGGAAAAGAGAAGCATCACTTACTCAGACCAGCAGAATTCCCTGCCTGAGCTTAAAAAGAAAGACCCAACCCTAAAGCTCGTTCACTCTCAGGTTCTTCAGGACTGCCTCAGGAGGGTGGATAACGCCTTCCAGAAGTTCTTCAGGAAAGAGGCAAAATACCCGAAGAGAAAGAAGCTCTCTAAATACAACTCCTTCACCTTCCCGCAGGTTTGGATGAAGCAGAAGAAAAGGCTCGTTGAGCTTGTCAAGCTTGAGAGGAAGAATAGCAGATTTGCATACCTTTACCTTCCCAAGCTCGGGAAGCTCAAAGTTAGACTCCACAGAGAGATAGACTGGACGAAGGCGAGGACGGTATCGGTGAAGAGGGAACCGTCTGGAAAATGGTATGTGTGTATTACCTTAGAGGCGGAGCTTGATGAGATACTCAGGGAAGCACAGGAAAAGGCGGTTGGGATAGACCTCGGGGTAAAAAACCTCGCAACAACTTCTGAGGGAGAGTTCATAGAGCATCCCAGATTCCTGAAAAGGCTTGAGAAAAGGCTGAAGAGAGAACAGAAGAAGCTCTCAAGGAAGATTAAAGGCTCAAATAATTGGGAAAAGCAGAGAAAGAGAGTAGCTAAGGTTCACGAGAGGGTGAGGAACGCAAGAAAGGACTTTCTACACAAGCTGTCAAGGTATCTTGTAAACAATTACGATTACATAAGCTTTGAGAACCTTGAGATAAAAGGACTTGTTCAAAATAGCAACTTAGCAAAGTCAATACTTGATGCGGGATGGGGGACACTTATCACCTTCGTCACCTACAAGGCTGTAATGGCAGGGGCGAGGGTGGTAAGGGTTGACCCGTCCTACACAACGCAGGACTGCTGTGTATGCGGTTTTAGAGTTCCCAAGACTTTGGCTCAGAGGCTACACGAATGTCCCGAATGCGGGGCTGTAATGGACAGGGACTACAATGCGAGTGTGAACATACTAAAGAAAGGTCTCGCCCGCCTTAAGGGCGGTAGGGTCGGAGCGACCCGAACTTACGCCTGTGGAGAGGGCTCTGGCGGGGCACTCTCAAAAGAGAGTGTTAGCCATCCCTCGCAGAAGCAGGAATCCCGTGCGGGTCTTCCGGGTGGGACTAAACCCTACCGGAAGCTCCGTCCGTAA